The following is a genomic window from Pseudochaenichthys georgianus chromosome 9, fPseGeo1.2, whole genome shotgun sequence.
TACCAGCATGTGAGTGCAACAATTGAAAACAAAATCCACATGCAGTATAAGCATTTGGTGGCTTTAAATGCTGTGTATTAAAAGTCCATCTGGTTAACCATCTAACACATATCCACACTCCAAAATGTACAATAATATACAGTTCATGTAAAAGGCCTTGATAGGTAATGAAATGTAGAGGAGGGCAATTCCAAAATCACATATTCTAGACAGTTAAGAAAGGCATAGAGGTGATCAAAGCCACATCTTCTGTTCATGTGAGGTCTGATCAGGTTCTGTATTACAAATTGTCTCCAGGCTTTGAAATGGTCATTTGAGGTTGCTCCTCATAACAGTCCTGCTTCCCAACCCAGTGGATGCCATAGCCATTCTCCTTGGGCGGGAGGCGTGGCGAATGCTGACGCTCTAAAGTGGAGAAGGTGGTGAACTGCACTCTCTTTCGCTTGCTGGTGGGCGAGTGGATGCACTCGCTGTGCATAGGTTTGCTCCTGAGGGAGCCCCCACAGCTGATGGGCGAGTCCGTAACAGAGGCTAGGCAACTGGGCCTTCTGGACATAGAGGCAGTCTTATCAGGCCCGATGTCTATAACGGTGGTTGTAGTCTGGGTTTCTTGCTGGACTGGACTGCCTGGCATGCTCATCACCAGCTCAGCGTCTGTGCCAAGCCATACCCAGTCATGCCTGTGCCCTGTGGGTTCCTGGCCGTGCGAGGGAGGCTGCTTGTGCCTGAACTTAACAACATAGGTGACACAATTAACCAGAAAGACCAAGATGGCCAGGCAAAAGACGCCCAACAGAGCATACATGCCAATCTCCAAGTCTGTGAGCGGCCTACTGGCCAACATTTCTTCTCCACCTATTTCTACCTCTGATGTCTCCTGACCAGGTACCTCCACCTTGGTGGGAAAGTTATAGTTCACCAGGTTCCCAGGCGCCTTCACAGTGCTAGCAAAGCTGGTCATGTCCTCCACTATCATATTGTCTGACCCATACACCTTGCTGCCATCTGCCGGGCTGCTCACGATGCTGGTAGGAATGTTGGCGCTTCTTGAATTAGTTGTCTTTCCCACTCCTCCGAGGCTCCCACTGGTGATGAAAGTTCGTTCTGTAGTTTTGATGGTGGTTGTAATCTTCTGCATGACACTTTCCTCTCTATCTGAGGTGGGACTGCGCCGTGGAGGGTTTTGGAATGGTTTCCTTTGCTTCCTCACGCTTCCCACCTCTTCTCCATCATTCCCATAATCACTGTCATTGTCCTTGTTGCTAATAGTGCTGCTGTCCATGCTACCAGTATTGCTCTCTAGCCGCCGACTGTTCAATCGAAACTTGACCTTGAGGCTGCCGTTGCCCACGGCCACAGTGCTTTTGCGTTTGGACTTCTGGCAGGACTCACAGATGGACATCTCTACTCTAACCAGGACTCCCTCGCCCTCACCCTCGGCCACCACAGTCGGAGGCGTGCCCTGCACTGACACCACCCCCTGATCTAGAGACACCACCATGACTCTGTAGTAAGCAGGATCATAAATGTCAAGAGGGGTCTGGTTGCCATCACTGAACTGCAGCCAGACACTGACCAAAGCTTCCTAAGAGAACAGAAAAGAGGAGAAATTGTAATTGTGCTTCTAATCCGACTTTTCATCTTTTAGTCATTTATATGGATTCAGTCATTTACCTGTTTGGGGCTCTGTAGGACCTCCTGTGTGGTTGTGGTTGCCAGGATGGCCCTATTGCTTCCAGAACTGAGCTGTAAGGTCATGGAGAGGCCTGAAACCAGCTGGACGCCCAACTCTGTAATGGTCACTTTGTCATCCACGACTTTGATAGTTTTCTTAGCCAGGATTGCATCAGATAGTGGAGAAAACACCTGTCATATAAAATCAGATACACTAAATCAGAGGTTGAAGAGATAAGTATATCAGGTTCAACAAGTGCAAGTAAAGCAAATGAAACACTGAGGTCTAGCTGCTTATTGCTATGACATTGGTAACAGGATTAGGATTTCAGGTCATTACCTGGATGGTGGTTGTCCCGAGGTCTCGTCCTGACAGCACCCTTCCAGACTGCAACCTTGCCACTCGAGGGTCCTCCACCTTCATGAAGTATCGAACCATCCTTGTGACATCCACCTGCCAATCCGAGCCCAGGAAATAGGCCTTAGGATCCCGAGGGTCTGCCTGCTCTGCCACGAAGTGAGTTAGCACCCGCACCAGGGCATGCTGATACTGAAGCATGCAGCCCTTCCCTTTCCTGTCGTCGTCTTCACTGTTCCAACCATTTCTGCAAAGCACACGTACAAGTCACACCTGTCACATGGTAAATGCTTTGACCTGCTAAACTCCAATCACTCAACCCTGTCTCTTTGCCTGATTGGATCAGATtgagataatgtagttcatTATCTAATGGAATCAAAACCTTAAATCCTTGGAGAAATATTATGTGTATGGGTTAGGGGTGGCTATTATATATCCTATCTACAAAACCAAATAAGAGAAGTTTTTATGTTAAATAAATTGTTTGTGGGTCCCACCTTTTTGAAGTAAGTATCGGTACCCTCCAGCTTTTGATCTGGCTCAGTTCTGCATCTGACACCTCGATCTGGAGGGGGAGTCGAGGCATCCACACGTTCAGTTCAAGTTGAGCACTCAGGTAGCTGTAAGTAAAGTTCACCACCAACTTCACCTTGCCCTTTATCTCTTTGCCATTCATGAAAACATAGTCGCACCTGTCCGACACCTGGATAGGGGGAGATAATCCATCAGAACATGAATatattatcattttaatttGGTGTAAGCACACTTGTGTAAACAATTTACATCACACTTTGTTGTCAATGAAGGAGATATGAGTCATCTAACCAATGACAAAAAATAATCCAATATTCTCATAAAAGTCACTACTTGAACAAATAGGCCATTCTTACAACAACAAATGGCCTTGATGCAGTGTTGCACTGCATGAGTAGCCATAGTAATGTCAGCTGGCTGTTATAAACTACTGCGATGATCCCCGGTCCGAAGCGCTATAGAGGCAGCATTGCAATTTTATGTTAATCAAAATATCATGTGGTGCACATCAGTCCTTCACAGCAATATACATTCattaattcatgttttcaaatgtgACCTTGGGAAGTTTGGGCGATTGCTCAAACCTCTCAGGGACATTGTCAGACACGAGTCAGGAGGTTTTCCTTGGTCCTCTCAACGGCCACTGCTTTAAACAAATTGGATAATCAACGCAACATTAATATTCAGTCACAAACCCCCTGAAGTGCACAGGGGACTGAaagaggggaggagggggggggggacagtgaCTTTGACAGATAGCCTAAGGATGAATTACAATGATTCCTACTCTCATTTACGTAAACTCGACAATTTGCAAGAGGATGTGCCATCACAGGGTCATGCTATTTTTGAGAACATCCTGTGTCCTCAGTGGGTCACAGCATCAGTCATCCTGCACCCATGACCAGAGCATAAGCTTTCGAATGACCACATCACTGTGTCATTCTTGCTGTTAGCTGAGATGCCTTGGACTCTTTCCTAAAAATAATCCAATGCTTGATTTATATCCAAACAGCAGATTTAGAGGTGGCTCTGGAGCCCTTGAATGGGTGTCGTATGAAATGTCTAATGCAAGCATGGCAGAACAGGCAAGGTCTGATATAGATCAGTGAACTCATGTGTATAATTCAGTGTAACCAGTCATCCAGAGAAGCATCCTTCTCTGAACCTCCAAGAGCCATTTCCAAAAAATATTCAGAAGCATCAGTTTAAAAGGAATGGCATTTTTATGTATAATCTTGCAAATCGTTCTAGTCACAATCTGATTCTGCGGCCACGAATATCCTTCCGTCAAAATAGATATTTGCTAAAAATTATGATGTTACTTTCATCATTGGGTACAGTATTCAAGGCTAAATGAATAAAGTATGTAATGCTGCACCGACACAACTGTGAGAGTAGTTTTCTTGtgtaaataaaacatgtaaaTATCTTTGCAGAAAGATGTATTGTAAAGGGACAATCATTCAGGCTTGATAATTTAGTCAAATTAATAAGCCAAGCCATGAAAAGTCCTGATTAATCACTGCTTAGACAACTATGCTCAATATGTCTCTGATTAATATATTAAAGTCTCAATCCTTCAATACTGAAATGACAAAGAGAATGCCTATTAGCCCATTTCAAGTCTCTCCAACAATCATGCATATACCATCACAGCAGATAGGACTTTGTTTTGTCACATGAGCGACACATTATGGATAAATCCCACCCCATCTATCACTTGCAGATTTCATACTCGGAGATCAAAAGAGAAAAGATATTGGAGTCAACCTGTTAGACTAAGTAGATTAAAGGGAATATTTTTGAATGAAGCCGTGCTCTGTTCAGCAAATAAACTGAGAGCTACTGTGAGCTCAGAACAACAGTAAAGACGGCTACGTTACAGGGTTGAACACAAATATGTATTCCACCACACCAGGCCTTTTGACCTCCTCATGTAATCCTACTTTTCTTATAATTGATACTAATCTGCCCGAAAAAAACATGTGCACTTACTGTATATACTGTACTACAAATCTTATTATACTATCAACCTACCCATCTGTTGTTTACTAGACATGCTTTGGGcagcaaataaaaaaagtgtaatAGATGGCTGGAGTACACAGCATGCCTTTGTTTACTTGCCACTTTACCCTTGAGTAAGTACATTCACAGCCTCTGACCTCAGGGGCAGGAGACCTGACTTTCAATTTCATAAATAAACAAAGCGGGCTTTTGGCATTCAGCCGTGCTCAGGTTTACAGGATAAAAGTAGCAAGTCATGGGAAGGGAGGAGAGGCAGACTGCGAGGTCATTTGTGAAAAGCAACTGAGCTCAACAGTTGTTCATTGTCGAGGAGATTGATGGCCGATGCTGTCGGATCCCTGCTAATAGTTAGTTTTACTGTGTGCAAAAGACTCCGAGAGCAGATGTGACTTTGGTAGAACTTATTTGTCCGTTTGTCCTTCCCATCACACATGAATCAGGCCTTGGCTTGatgaagctttttaaaacagccACTCTAAATTGCCCCCTGGCCCCGTAGATTCAACAAGGGCAGACAAGGCACAAACATCTCACCTTGTTCCATTCATTGCTGCTAACACATTTTCGTTCTCGGGTAACCATTTACAAGTACTAATTGAATGTTTTCTAAATCAGTTGTGAATGTAAGGTTGAATGCAACAGGCTATTTCTAACCCTAACCTTTTCATTATAATTGTGTCCCCAAAATTGAAAAGCTTTAAAAATCCTTCTACCGTAAAATTATTTTACTGGGAATGTGTGAAACCAAAGACACTTAAAGTAAGGTGTTGGAAGgttatacattatgatgtgaagGCTAGCAGGTTAACCTACCTTCAGAACATCTTCATCAGTGGAGCTACAGTCTGTGTAGTCGGACACGTCAGTTATCACTCCGTCTTCTTCCACTGCCACCGTCCTCACAGGCATCACCACCTTCTTTCCAGTCAGAACAGCTGTATTCAGGATCTCTGAGTCCTGCAGGGAGGCCAGGGAAATCAGCAAAAGTCATTACATTTTAGgataccactttacaataagactacacttataaaggattcataaaagGTTTATAATTAGATTATTAATTAGGCTGTAAATACtgtattaatcattaagaaccattgataaaccagttctaacgtagttttcatacatcaacacaggctcactatttggcaagatgacttagccttatattggcaacctagcttactttgtcttcttcatcagccagcatccttggtatctgttgttcactgagttgattcccccccttccatcttgatgtttcttggcatctctttatgaccatttattaatgagttactaacatttataactgccaaaagggagccttattgtaaagtgtaaaacacattcccatgtattaatgagttactaccatttataataaggcttagcagtacagatacatgtgggctcactatttggcaagcaaccggtcacagttgccctgtttatctcttgtcttataaaagcttattaatgatttataaagtgttcacaacctaattaataaattaattacaaactattcgtaaaccctttataagggtagtcttattaaAGTGATACCCATTTTGGTCTAGTACCTTAGTTACATTGAAATGAGAAattgcaacaacaaaaaacgttTTTGTTTGCAATTGTTGGGCTCTTGGGTAAACTGTTCATGTAGTACCAAAAGGGTTTTGG
Proteins encoded in this region:
- the LOC117451987 gene encoding transmembrane protein 132D; amino-acid sequence: MSFYHQSWRILHIVVATITAVLTQDLSSTELSDIKSPVPFPVFLPVNYEVRDADYLFLKEAGQDFMRNSSMQTHTQPFVILRSSRQPAVNGSYGPMSTEQLVPLDLVQSVQLFNAPEVFTFNWKIQSFVLTPRVFSPKPKVRVLFYVAGRDWDRGEGTVDELPCVTVYAFWQTQEVRGSCAMGGERGTCMAELNPAPGWFAVGSEGTSRERLDPTTGNPVELYYQAQPKVNGKCNSVDGSRWGGSQQQAEYVPITAMQRIGSVRLLQVPKGMATLSRLKLGNVIVIRTSSKPLKKTDIATFYILMTSSAQLTNFTLRVTVKKGVTFRTATPSNSLLWDITLDMGADGDIAVICQRKAPIPGKRLESSLLEVLQMDFEVEELSSPLESQVIIWRLELTSASKNVAKTEGAMRIYTTQRDFVGLAPLVMDSEILNTAVLTGKKVVMPVRTVAVEEDGVITDVSDYTDCSSTDEDVLKVSDRCDYVFMNGKEIKGKVKLVVNFTYSYLSAQLELNVWMPRLPLQIEVSDAELSQIKSWRVPILTSKRNGWNSEDDDRKGKGCMLQYQHALVRVLTHFVAEQADPRDPKAYFLGSDWQVDVTRMVRYFMKVEDPRVARLQSGRVLSGRDLGTTTIQVFSPLSDAILAKKTIKVVDDKVTITELGVQLVSGLSMTLQLSSGSNRAILATTTTQEVLQSPKQEALVSVWLQFSDGNQTPLDIYDPAYYRVMVVSLDQGVVSVQGTPPTVVAEGEGEGVLVRVEMSICESCQKSKRKSTVAVGNGSLKVKFRLNSRRLESNTGSMDSSTISNKDNDSDYGNDGEEVGSVRKQRKPFQNPPRRSPTSDREESVMQKITTTIKTTERTFITSGSLGGVGKTTNSRSANIPTSIVSSPADGSKVYGSDNMIVEDMTSFASTVKAPGNLVNYNFPTKVEVPGQETSEVEIGGEEMLASRPLTDLEIGMYALLGVFCLAILVFLVNCVTYVVKFRHKQPPSHGQEPTGHRHDWVWLGTDAELVMSMPGSPVQQETQTTTTVIDIGPDKTASMSRRPSCLASVTDSPISCGGSLRSKPMHSECIHSPTSKRKRVQFTTFSTLERQHSPRLPPKENGYGIHWVGKQDCYEEQPQMTISKPGDNL